A window from Triticum aestivum cultivar Chinese Spring chromosome 6D, IWGSC CS RefSeq v2.1, whole genome shotgun sequence encodes these proteins:
- the LOC123145538 gene encoding pyruvate dehydrogenase E1 component subunit alpha-1, mitochondrial yields the protein MAAAMLLRRLPAARPPLMAATRLISDSTAPLTIETSMPFTAHIVDPPSRDVATTPAELVAFFHDMSLMRRMEIAADSLYKAKLIRGFCHLYDGQEAVCAGMEAAITRKDSIITAYRDHCIFLSRGGDLVTAFAELMGRQVGCSRGKGGSMHFYKKDANFYGGHGIVGAQVPLGCGLAFAQKYRKEDTVSFSLYGDGAANQGQLFEALNISALWKLPAILVCENNHYGMGTAEWRAAKSPSYYKRGDYVPGLKVDGMDVLAVKQACKFAKEHAIANGPIVLEMDTYRYHGHSMSDPGSTYRTRDEISGVRQERDPIERVRKLLLAHDLATPAELKDMEKEIRKEVDAAIAKAKESPMPDASELFTNVYVKGFGVESFGADRKELRATLP from the exons ATGGCCGCGGCcatgctcctccgccgcctcccggCCGCGCGGCCCCCCCTCATGGCGGCGACGCGCCTGATCTCCGACTCCACGGCGCCGCTCACCATCGAGACCTCGATGCCCTTCACGGCCCACATCGTCGACCCGCCCTCCCGCGACGTCGCCACCACCCCCGCCGAGCTCGTCGCCTTCTTCCACGACATGTCCCTCATGCGCCGCATGGAGATCGCCGCCGACTCGCTCTACAAGGCCAAGCTCATCCGCGGCTTCTGCCACCTCTACGACGGCCAGGAGGCCGTCTGCGCCGGCATGGAGGCCGCCATCACCCGCAAggactccatcatcaccgcctaCCGCGACCACTGCATCTTCCTCTCCCGCGGCGGCGACCTCGTCACCGCCTTCGCCGAGCTCATGGGCCGCCAGGTCGGCTGCTCCCGCGGCAAGGGCGGATCCATGCATTTTTACAAGAAGGACGCCAACTTCTACGGGGGCCACGGGATCGTCGGCGCCCAGGTGCCCCTCGGCTGCGGCCTCGCCTTCGCGCAGAAGTACAGGAAGGAGGACACCGTCTCCTTCTCGCTCTACGGCGATGGCGCCGCCAACCAGGGCCAGCTCTTTGAGGCGCTCAACATCTCGGCCCTCTGGAAGCTGCCCGCCATACTGGTCTGCGAGAACAACCATT ATGGGATGGGAACGGCGGAGTGGAGGGCGGCCAAGAGCCCCTCCTACTACAAGCGTGGTGACTATGTGCCTGGATTGAAG GTGGACGGAATGGATGTTCTTGCTGTGAAGCAGGCATGCAAATTTGCGAAGGAGCATGCCATTGCAAATGGCCCAATT GTTCTTGAAATGGACACGTATAGGTACCACGGCCACTCTATGTCCGATCCAGGAAGCACTTACCGCACCAGGGATGAGATCTCGGGTGTAAGACAG GAGCGTGATCCAATTGAAAGGGTTAGGAAGTTGCTCTTGGCTCATGACCTAGCAACCCCTGCTGAGCTCAAG GACATGGAGAAAGAAATTAGGAAAGAAGTCGACGCTGCCATTGCTAAAGCCAAG GAAAGTCCTATGCCTGATGCTTCTGAGCTCTTTACAAATGTCTACGTTAAGGGTTTCGGCGTTGAG TCATTTGGCGCAGACAGAAAGGAGTTGAGAGCTACACTCCCATAG